The sequence below is a genomic window from Candidatus Dormiibacterota bacterium.
CGATGCCCCGGCCCAGCGTCTGGCCGGCCAGACCCGAGCCTCCCCCGCGCGCCGTCACGGAAATGCGGTTCCGGCGGGCGTACTCCAGGACGGCCAGGACGTCGTCCTCGTGTCGGGGCACGACGGCGCCGAGAGGCATCACCTGGTAGATGCACGCCGCCGTGCTGTACAGGGTGCGGTGCACGGAGTCGAAGAGGACCTCGCCTTCGACCCTGCGGCGCAGGTCCTCCGCGACCCCGGCGGCCTCGAGCGCCGGCCGCGGCCGTTCCGCATCAACGAGCGTGGACATTTCGAGACCGGCGCGTTTCCTTCCCGACCAGGCCGGCGACGTGCGGGAGCTCCGGCAGGATCAGCTTCGTCATCGCCAGGCGCACGGCGGCTTCCGATCCCGGCATCGAGAACAGCACCATTCCGCGATAGGTGCCGGCCACCGCGCGGCTCAGCATCGCCGCCGACCCGATCTCGCGATAGCTCAGGGCCCTGAAGATCTCGCCGAAGCCGTCGAGCCGCTTGTCGAGAAGACCCGAGACCGCCTCGAAGGTCGAGTCCCGGACGCCGACGCCGGTGCCGCCGGTCAGGAGGACGACCCGCGCCCGCGCACGTTTCGCCAGCGCCCGGAGGTGCGAGACGATGCGGCGCGGATCGTCTTTCAGAATCCGGTAATCGACGACCGCGTGGCCCGCACCGCGCAGCGTCCGGAGGATGAGCGCGCCGCTCGCATCGGTCGATTCATGGCGCGTGTCGCTGACGGTAAGAACGGCGCAGGGCACGGAGGCCGGGCCTTGCAGGCGGTGCTCGCGGTGGCCCATCGTCTCCTCGAAGGCATCGCACCGGGAAGAGCGGTCAGTCCGCGAGCCCCAGGAGATAGCGGGTCAAGGTGCGCACGCCGACACCCGACCCGCCCTTCTTCATGTACGAGTACTCCTTGTCCCCGAAGGCCGGGCCGGCGATGTCCAGGTGCGCCCAGCGCAGCCCGCGTCGCACGAATTGACTCAGGAAGAGCCCCGCCGTGATGGCGCCGCCCCAGCGGATCCCCGTGTTCTTGATATCGGCGATGTCGCTC
It includes:
- a CDS encoding FAD-binding oxidoreductase, with amino-acid sequence MSTLVDAERPRPALEAAGVAEDLRRRVEGEVLFDSVHRTLYSTAACIYQVMPLGAVVPRHEDDVLAVLEYARRNRISVTARGGGSGLAGQTLGRGIVLDFSKHFQRITDIDAARGTVRVQPGVVQARLNRTLRRHGMRFAPDPSSSAWCTLGGMLANNAGGSHTIRHGATRENTVSVRAAIADGAVID
- a CDS encoding molybdenum cofactor biosynthesis protein B; translated protein: MGHREHRLQGPASVPCAVLTVSDTRHESTDASGALILRTLRGAGHAVVDYRILKDDPRRIVSHLRALAKRARARVVLLTGGTGVGVRDSTFEAVSGLLDKRLDGFGEIFRALSYREIGSAAMLSRAVAGTYRGMVLFSMPGSEAAVRLAMTKLILPELPHVAGLVGKETRRSRNVHAR